In Pectinophora gossypiella chromosome 1, ilPecGoss1.1, whole genome shotgun sequence, one genomic interval encodes:
- the LOC126370377 gene encoding eukaryotic translation initiation factor 2-alpha kinase 1-like: MEKHQKKDKWDALATVKSFDLGGTDTSHHDSILHQSMQQIDIIQPVNTTTTPISLLVQSLVKQLCTLLEKDLSRANFLYNTICEKLHSMNLIDDSYAMGEFEAMRSQYQRALYQLVTVASGTEIPITLPASWPIVQPSGLEWSRYHKEFEELYYIAGGGFGSVFKARHRLDGVEYAVKKVYIKSSDVNSIMSHLAEVKTIASLNHPNIVNYKAAWLEPMIESKVKKKRKFQMEMDNDDISTFDTSLISSAYPNIITSFKTHNSKELTKNNSQSDFIISFKNSNSFENLDTSSEESDDSESDEESTPQEENAVCKLLSGKEYENCSRVNLKWATLYIQMTFCQQTLKQWLDERNNHMSLSLARKNSDDMTLHHSESSDSACLDSPIGSDMNYPVAWTHIDILIDMFTQLVRGLHYIHSRGIIHHDIKPSNVFVAQSESGLMVQLGDFGLACPLQQSHSGLALGTHLYAAPEQLDGQCNPKSDMYSLGIILLEMVEPFSTDMERVKTITDLRKGQIPAHLTANYPKIAHIIGKLVQRRPSRRLDTSQLLEELKNLAENKDQTIKTLKEELAAKNDEIAQLKMMLAKLNNKP; the protein is encoded by the exons GCGGGACTGACACTTCTCATCATGACTCCATCCTCCACCAAAGCATGCAGCAGATTGACATCATCCAACCGGTTAACACCACAACCACACCCATCAGTCTCCTTGTCCAATCCCTGGTAAAACAGCTCTGCACACTCCTGGAGAAAGATCTATCTAGAGCAAACTTTCTGTACAACACAATATGTGAGAAACTTCACAGCATGAACCTGATAGATGATTCCTATGCTATGGGGGAGTTTGAAGCCATGAGGAGTCAGTACCAGCGAGCTCTCTACCAACTTGTCACAGTAGCTAGTGGCACGGAGATCCCTATCACTCTCCCTGCTTCTTGGCCTATCGTCCAACCCTCCGGCCTAGAATGGTCACGTTACCATAAAGAGTTTGAAGAGTTATACTACATAGCAGGAGGAGGTTTTGGCAGTGTCTTCAAAGCTCGCCATAGACTGGACGGCGTAGAATATGCTGTCAAAAAAGTCTACATAAAATCTTCAGATGTTAATTCTATCATGAGCCATTTGGCTGAAGTGAAAACTATTGCCAGTCTCAACCACCCAAACATTGTCAACTACAAAGCTGCCTGGCTGGAACCAATGATAGAATCGAAAGTTAAAAAGAAGCGAAAGTTCCAAATGGAGATGGACAACGATGATATTTCGACATTCGACACAAGCTTAATATCATCTGCGTATCCGAACATCATCACCTCCTTCAAAACTCATAACTCCAAAGAGCTCACAAAGAAtaatagtcaatctgattttatAATTTCCTTCAAGAACTCGAATAGTTTTGAAAATCTGGATACTTCGAGTGAGGAGTCAGATGATTCTGAAAGTGATGAAGAATCTACTCCACAGGAAGAGAATGCTGTGTGCAAGTTGCTTTCTGGCAAGGAATATGAGAACTGCTCGAGGGTTAATCTGAAATGGGCCACTTTATACATCCAAATGACATTTTGTCAGCAGACTCTGAAGCAGTGGTTAGACGAGCGGAACAACCACATGTCTTTGTCTCTGGCTCGCAAGAATTCTGACGACATGACTTTGCACCATAGTGAATCTAGTGATTCAGCCTGCCTTGATTCACCGATTGGCTCTGACATGAACTACCCAGTGGCTTGGACACATATTGACATATTGATCGACATGTTCACTCAATTGGTTCGAGGGTTGCATTACATACATTCTCGAGGTATTATACATCACGATATAAAGCCTAGTAATGTGTTTGTTGCTCAAAGTGAAAGTGGGTTGATGGTGCAACTTGGGGACTTCGGGTTGGCGTGTCCTCTGCAGCAGTCTCATAGCGGGCTGGCTCTTGGGACGCATCTGTATGCCGCACCAGAGCAGTTGGACGGACAATGCAATCCTAAG AGCGACATGTACAGCCTGGGCATAATACTTCTGGAAATGGTGGAACCTTTCAGCACGGACATGGAACGAGTGAAGACCATCACAGACCTCCGCAAGGGGCAGATACCAGCGCACCTGACAGCGAACTACCCAAAAATAGCCCATATCATCGGGAAACTCGTCCAAAGACGCCCAAGCAGAAGACTAGATACCAGTCAACTGTTGGAAGAATTGAAGAACTTAGCGGAAAACAAAGACCAAACCATAAAGACGCTGAAAGAAGAACTAGCCGCGAAGAACGACGAAATAGCTCAGCTGAAGATGATGTTGGCGAAACTCAACAACAAACCATAA
- the LOC126367495 gene encoding uncharacterized protein LOC126367495, which produces MCCETQSIFSFQTENDFDRRRQVSLGHPGFNEHQTRFGLNSPLQSFQAQPQPGLINPTPSPVQFQQPIFQQSQPYVPQFNNLLPAQNVHNNLQNNLPLANNNAFQFSHVPSINTPVIQNSFPLQNQRQIPQQSQNILQQAVPTLPSFQNNIPIQQSPAFNPSPTVNIGQQRPTQAAFLPTIPAPQNHQTFNAPNPITIQPAPNLAPQNPNFNQQIPFQQNLGQNPLFPSSQTSHLSFPTLEQQSKENLEKLKELQERQRIIQKHQEFVQKQQQKQQEKVEKLHEEFLSKQATKTIPTFSTTENYEELFRQQEKRRPIHPHETDLFRKAVEMYEKEHPTTTTTTTTTTTTTTRPPVRYTPRTKQRIRTPPQDKNKQKLYSEIKNLLEESETKGFDESLRAKSIALLQKPDILKQLKVALAENPEDFNEKNFTSREISLNGQKFEVIRTSNPNLIPKGAITADGASLARIMAGTSEPQAKESRINFEDLTKGVLPPGADFELIKQSDNGKLEEVQKIPTTLQSKKKVTFVFLEEQDDGSYKVKGVKANGQQTEEGPEVESILKKIKNGEIQLPGSTKISNGLFSSTTSNPVTDATDYIAESSHHPSSYSSFVTTSNHGSTGHTNPIVHTTASPNTYRSSAGSIRNTQTVSPSTRSIVTTTERYIPKSTASPSYTTIRNSPFPSSTIVNTTPFYRSTPQDLVVIGSSTVPPTVDSANSHLNYGRQSNPGLVEILKENGLFATAKYLKQSGLDSILNETGPYTIFAPTDKAFRTLLVQLGGPDRAEEKFRDNPRLLSGLLLHHVIPGAFDIGSLQDEMTGVSLAGTQLRVNQYDMHDVEWNEVRVTTINGARVIDDKKDIHIPQGIAHAVDRVMFPLPVGDLVQTLQADRDRRFTTFLKAVYASGFADTLAESKTYTVFAPTDAAFARLAPNELSRYSDKAAARALVARHVLPGTLYSAGMRYYQLRNSMEDAKPLTLQKNSGRIKVNNAQVITHNIPATNGVIHAIDNIL; this is translated from the exons ATGTGCTGTGAAACT caaagtattttttcttttcagacaGAAAATGACTTCGACAGAAGAAGACAAGTCTCGCTGGGACACCCTGGCTTCAATGAGCATCAGACACGATTCGGATTGAACTCCCCGCTTCAGAGCTTCCAAGCCCAACCACAACCTGGGCTCATCAACCCTACGCCAAGCCCCGTGCAGTTCCAACAACCCATCTTCCAACAATCACAACCCTATGTACCCCAGTTCAATAACCTTCTTCCCGCACAAAATGTCCATAACAATCTTCAAAACAACCTGCCCCTAGCGAACAATAACGCTTTCCAGTTTAGCCATGTCCCAAGCATTAACACGCCTGTCATACAAAACTCCTTCCCTCTGCAAAATCAGAGGCAAATCCCTCAACAGTCCCAAAACATTCTGCAACAAGCCGTTCCCACCTTACCGTCTTTCCAAAACAACATCCCAATCCAGCAGTCACCTGCTTTCAATCCCAGCCCTACCGTCAATATCGGACAACAAAGGCCGACGCAAGCAGCTTTCCTGCCAACGATACCAGCCCCGCAAAATCACCAGACATTCAATGCACCAAATCCAATCACTATTCAGCCTGCACCCAACCTAGCTCCACAAAACCCGAACTTTAACCAACAAATTCCTTTCCAACAAAATCTGGGTCAAAATCCATTGTTTCCCAGTAGTCAAACCTCTCATCTTTCTTTCCCTACATTGGAGCAACAATCTAAGGAAAACTTGGAAAAGTTGAAGGAGCTGCAAGAAAGACAGAGGATCATTCAGAAGCACCAGGAGTTCGTTCAGAAACAACAACAGAAACAGCAGGAGAAGGTAGAGAAGCTTCACGAGGAGTTCCTCAGCAAGCAAGCTACAAAAACCATTCCCACTTTTTCGACAACGGAAAATTATGAAGAATTGTTCAGGCAGCAAGAGAAGCGAAGGCCTATCCACCCGCATGAGACGGATTTATTCAGGAAAGCCGTTGAAATGTACGAAAAAGAGCATCCGACAACTACGACCACAACCACCACCACTACCACAACGACGACCCGCCCCCCAGTGAGGTACACTCCCAGGACAAAGCAGAGAATACGCACTCCTCCCCAAGACAAGAACAAACAAAAACTCTACAGCGAAATTAAGAACCTTTTGGAAGAAAGTGAAACGAAAGGCTTCGACGAAAGCTTAAGGGCAAAGAGCATAGCGCTACTCCAGAAGCCCGACATCCTCAAACAACTAAAAGTAGCTTTGGCTGAAAACCCGGAGGATTTCAATGAAAAGAATTTTACTTCTCGCGAAATTAGTTTAAATGGACAAAAATTCGAAGTCATTAGAACGTCGAATCCAAATCTTATTCCCAAGGGCGCAATAACAGCCGACGGTGCAAGTTTAGCACGAATAATGGCCGGTACCTCAGAACCACAAGCAAAAGAAAGTCGTATAAACTTTGAAGATTTGACGAAAGGTGTTTTACCACCAGGTGCAGATTTTGAACTCATCAAGCAATCCGACAATGGGAAACTCGAAGAAGTCCAGAAGATACCAACGACACTTCAAAGCAAAAAGAAAGTCACGTTCGTTTTTCTGGAAGAGCAGGACGACGGATCCTACAAAGTTAAGGGTGTAAAAGCCAACGGCCAGCAAACTGAAGAAGGACCTGAAGTTGAGAGTATattgaagaaaattaaaaacgGAGAGATTCAACTGCCAGGGTCAACGAAAATCTCAAATGGCTTATTCAGTTCGACAACTTCAAACCCTGTAACTGACGCGACTGATTACATCGCGGAATCCTCTCACCATCCCTCTAGCTACTCCAGCTTTGTAACGACTTCGAACCATGGATCGACAGGGCATACAAACCCCATAGTCCATACGACGGCGTCACCAAACACGTACCGTAGTTCAGCTGGATCAATAAGGAACACCCAAACGGTTTCTCCGTCAACACGCAGCATTGTCACTACTACGGAACGATACATTCCCAAATCGACAGCATCTCCTTCTTACACAACAATTAGAAACAGCCCTTTCCCTAGCTCAACCATTGTGAATACCACGCCCTTCTACAGATCAACACCACAAGACTTAGTCGTGATTGGATCAAGTACTGTTCCACCTACGGTCGACTCTGCTAATTCACACCTTAACTACGGCAGGCAGTCAAACCCGGGACTGGTAGAAATTCTGAAAGAAAACGGTTTGTTTGCTACGGCGAAGTACTTGAAACAGTCTGGCTTGGACTCGATTTTGAATGAGACTGGTCCGTACACCATATTCGCGCCTACTGACAAGGCGTTTAGAACGCTGTTGGTGCAACTTggtggaccagacagagctgaGGAAAAGTTCCGTGATAACCCGAGGCTTTTGAGTGGC CTTCTTCTTCACCACGTGATCCCGGGGGCATTCGACATCGGGTCCTTGCAGGATGAGATGACTGGGGTGTCCCTCGCTGGTACACAGCTGAGGGTAAACCAGTACGACATGCATGATGTGGAATGGAACGAGGTTCGCGTCACCACCATCAATGGAGCCAGAGTTATAGATGACAAGAAGGACATCCACATACCACAG GGCATAGCGCACGCAGTCGACCGGGTGATGTTCCCACTGCCAGTGGGAGACCTGGTGCAGACGCTGCAGGCCGACAGGGACCGCCGGTTCACCACCTTCCTCAAGGCCGTATACGCTAGCGGGTTCGCCGACACTCTTGCTG AAAGCAAAACCTACACGGTCTTCGCGCCAACAGACGCAGCGTTCGCTCGCCTAGCACCAAACGAGCTATCCCGGTACTCGGACAAGGCGGCTGCGCGTGCGTTGGTCGCGAGACACGTCCTCCCCGGCACACTATACTCTGCAGGCATGCGGTATTACCAACTGAGAAACTCTATGGAAGACGCCAAGCCGTTAACGCTGCAAAAGAACTCTG GCCGCATAAAGGTGAACAACGCACAAGTGATAACGCACAACATCCCAGCAACCAACGGTGTCATCCACGCGATAGACAACATACTGTAG